Proteins encoded in a region of the Solanum dulcamara chromosome 9, daSolDulc1.2, whole genome shotgun sequence genome:
- the LOC129902091 gene encoding uncharacterized protein LOC129902091: MDSFKQTSTGFLYNPDLSTDSESELSGILEIHVHHARNIHNICIYNNQDVYAKFSLTYNPDEAISTRIIHGGGKNPDFNEDLAMKVSQVDSILKCEIWMLSRAKALMEDQLLGFALVPISSIVGKGKITQVFGLSSTDLFHSPAGIVKLSLFLNTNNPISVSNNPSCSPSSSSSISSEVVLLDRNTSQIIDPVEYSRIEFPEISLVKENQEMVSQYFDLGGSFLQLAAFHSHHHDNQQQQQPQNDYEMAAINPSEEEEDDNSSNISPKESIQNSWFLSSSMTSSLSDDRNSADSSPDKKISDNKKDSIKKEDEERQEPHVVFSAPLGNIIKIDAEQSGMQQQIVDMYMRSMHQFTESLAKMKLPLDLDKTDQKDHGSSSSDMNNNRKENSRVFYGSRAFF, encoded by the coding sequence atggACTCCTTCAAGCAAACATCAACAGGTTTTCTATACAACCCCGATTTAAGTACAGATTCAGAATCTGAACTCTCAggaattcttgaaattcatgtcCACCATGCTAGGAACATTCACAATATCTGCATCTATAACAACCAAGATGTATACGCCAAATTTTCGCTTACGTACAATCCTGATGAAGCTATATCAACAAGGATCATACATGGTGGTGGCAAAAATCCAGATTTCAATGAAGATTTAGCAATGAAAGTTTCCCAAGTTGATTCTATCCtcaaatgtgaaatctggatgCTAAGTAGAGCCAAAGCCTTAATGGAAGATCAACTCTTGGGTTTTGCTTTAGTTCCTATTTCTTCAATTGTTGGCAAAGGAAAAATTACTCAAGTTTTTGGCCTTTCTTCCACTGATTTGTTTCATTCCCCTGCTGGTATAGTCAAATTGTCCCTTTTCTTGAATACCAACAATCCCATTTCAGTATCCAACAATCCTTCTTGTTCaccatcatcttcttcttctataaGTTCAGAAGTTGTGTTACTAGACAGAAATACATCTCAGATTATTGATCCAGTTGAGTATTCCAGAATAGAGTTCCCTGAGATCAGTTTAGTTAAAGAGAATCAAGAAATGGTGTCTCAATATTTTGACTTAGGAGGTTCATTTCTCCAACTTGCTGCATTCCATAGTCATCATcatgacaatcaacaacaacaacagccacAGAATGACTATGAAATGGCTGCAATTAATCCAtcagaagaggaagaagatgatAACTCCTCAAATATTTCTCCCAAAGAAAGCATTCAAAATTCTTGGTTCCTTAGCTCCTCAATGACAAGTTCTCTAAGTGATGACAGGAACTCAGCAGACTCCTCACCAGATAAAAAGATCAGTGATAATAAAAAGGACTCAATTaagaaagaagatgaagaaaggcAAGAACCCCATGTGGTTTTTTCAGCTCCATTAGGGAATATCATTAAGATTGATGCAGAGCAGTCAGGTATGCAACAGCAGATAGTGGATATGTACATGAGAAGTATGCATCAGTTTACTGAGTCATTGGCAAAGATGAAGCTGCCACTGGACTTGGATAAAACTGATCAGAAAGATCATGGAAGCTCATCATCAGATATGAACAATAACAGGAAAGAAAATTCAAGAGTATTTTATGGTAGCAGAGCCTTCTTTTGA